A window of Aeromicrobium sp. Root236 contains these coding sequences:
- a CDS encoding GNAT family N-acetyltransferase yields MRDLTFRTPDLDDSRAIAEFQTVCWREAYVGVVPQIYLDSTGPDERQRRWADRILGSERDIVVAEDGDRIVGVVSWGDGSWLDISGLELKSLYVSADQRGSGLADTLLQRSIGGASAFLWVYEANPRAHAFYRRHGFAPNGISEPDPDSGATVIMMQR; encoded by the coding sequence ATGCGCGATCTGACCTTCCGCACGCCTGACCTGGACGACTCTCGGGCGATCGCCGAGTTCCAGACGGTGTGCTGGCGTGAGGCGTACGTGGGTGTGGTCCCGCAGATCTACCTCGACTCGACCGGCCCCGACGAGCGCCAGCGCCGCTGGGCCGACCGCATCCTCGGCAGTGAGCGCGACATCGTCGTGGCCGAGGACGGCGACCGCATCGTCGGTGTCGTCAGCTGGGGCGACGGCAGCTGGCTCGACATCAGTGGGCTCGAGCTCAAGAGCCTCTACGTCTCGGCGGACCAGCGGGGGAGCGGCTTGGCGGACACGCTCCTGCAGCGGTCGATCGGCGGGGCCTCGGCGTTCCTCTGGGTGTACGAGGCCAACCCGCGAGCGCATGCGTTCTATCGGCGGCACGGCTTCGCGCCGAACGGCATCAGCGAGCCGGATCCCGACAGCGGCGCCACCGTCATCATGATGCAGCGCTGA
- a CDS encoding glycoside hydrolase family 16 protein, whose product MAADSRVETFDGNALDTRLWLPHYLPQWSSRAASAATYEVVDSELRLTIPVDQGLWCPDTHDKPLRVSGVQSGVFSGPVGSPIGQQPFLPDQVVREQQPAWWGWTPHYGRVEVRARMELSETSMASVWMVGLEDSPGRCGEICVFEVFGDTITSNGSADIGTGLHPFRDPTLVEEFSAEEQPVDVSEPHTYAVEWRPDGVDFLLDGRVTRTSRQAPDYPMQLMVAVFDFPQGPADAASHVPLLAVDEVRWQPLR is encoded by the coding sequence ATGGCAGCAGATTCACGGGTTGAGACGTTCGACGGCAACGCCCTCGACACTCGGCTCTGGCTGCCGCACTACCTCCCGCAATGGAGCTCACGAGCCGCGTCCGCAGCGACGTACGAGGTGGTCGACTCCGAGCTGCGCCTGACCATCCCGGTCGACCAAGGGCTGTGGTGCCCTGACACGCACGACAAGCCCCTGCGGGTGTCGGGCGTCCAGTCGGGCGTGTTCTCAGGACCGGTCGGCAGCCCGATCGGTCAGCAGCCCTTCCTGCCCGATCAGGTCGTACGCGAGCAGCAGCCCGCGTGGTGGGGCTGGACGCCGCATTACGGGCGCGTCGAGGTGCGGGCGCGGATGGAGCTGTCGGAGACGTCGATGGCCTCGGTCTGGATGGTCGGCCTCGAGGACAGCCCCGGGCGGTGCGGAGAGATCTGCGTGTTCGAGGTGTTCGGCGACACGATCACCTCGAACGGTTCGGCCGACATCGGCACCGGGTTGCACCCGTTCCGTGACCCCACGCTCGTCGAGGAGTTCTCCGCCGAAGAGCAGCCCGTCGACGTGAGCGAGCCCCACACGTACGCCGTGGAGTGGCGGCCTGACGGGGTCGACTTCCTGCTGGACGGCCGGGTGACGCGGACGAGCCGGCAGGCACCGGACTACCCGATGCAGCTGATGGTCGCCGTGTTCGACTTCCCCCAAGGACCCGCTGACGCGGCATCGCACGTGCCCCTGCTGGCCGTCGACGAGGTGCGCTGGCAACCGCTGCGCTGA
- a CDS encoding GAF and ANTAR domain-containing protein, with product MPIDDPQVFASLAESLADVEGVTETIEQIVAFAVESIDTTYGGITLVKSGGRAFTTVGATDESVIEADRIQYELRQGPCVDAAADSKIVVSAYLATDERWPDWGPKASALGFNSVLSAELHARGRRIGALNLYGTSEATFSPEDIALAALFARQGALALGYARSEEGLREALETRTVIGQAQGVLMERFEIDADRAFSTLRRYSQHHNIKLKALCHQLVETRVLPAVDTGGAAEAQPAPV from the coding sequence ATGCCGATCGACGATCCACAGGTGTTCGCGAGCCTCGCCGAGTCCTTGGCCGACGTCGAAGGCGTCACCGAGACGATCGAGCAGATCGTGGCCTTCGCGGTCGAGTCGATCGACACCACGTACGGCGGCATCACCCTCGTGAAGTCCGGCGGCCGGGCGTTCACGACGGTCGGGGCGACCGACGAGTCGGTGATCGAGGCCGACCGGATCCAGTACGAGCTGCGGCAGGGACCCTGCGTCGACGCCGCGGCGGACTCCAAGATCGTCGTCTCGGCCTACCTTGCGACCGACGAGCGGTGGCCGGACTGGGGTCCCAAGGCCAGCGCCTTGGGGTTCAACAGCGTCCTCTCGGCCGAGCTGCACGCGCGCGGCCGCCGGATCGGTGCGCTCAACCTCTACGGCACGTCAGAGGCCACCTTCAGCCCTGAGGACATCGCGCTGGCCGCGCTGTTCGCACGCCAAGGGGCTCTGGCGTTGGGCTATGCCCGCAGCGAGGAGGGCCTGCGCGAGGCCCTCGAGACCCGCACGGTGATCGGTCAGGCGCAGGGCGTGCTGATGGAGCGCTTCGAGATCGACGCCGATCGTGCGTTCTCGACCTTGCGGCGCTACTCGCAGCACCACAACATCAAGCTCAAGGCGCTCTGTCACCAACTGGTCGAGACCCGCGTGCTGCCCGCCGTGGACACGGGCGGCGCAGCCGAGGCCCAGCCCGCGCCGGTGTGA
- a CDS encoding DinB family protein — translation MTGIKDDLHAKLKASRAVMLAKVEGISDYDMRRPMTPTGTNLLGMIKHLVGVEHVYFGDSFDRTPPDTLPWNEDGTVWEGADMWAKADESSDDILGLYHRACAHSDATIEALDITTPGRVPHWPSPDTTLGYLMVWVLTDTAQHAGHADILRELIDGSTGSDTATSDTDWSTYVQRIQAAADTFRD, via the coding sequence ATGACGGGGATCAAGGACGACCTGCACGCCAAGCTCAAGGCGAGCCGAGCCGTGATGCTGGCCAAGGTCGAGGGGATCAGCGACTACGACATGCGTCGGCCGATGACGCCGACCGGCACCAACCTGCTCGGCATGATCAAGCACCTGGTCGGGGTGGAGCACGTCTACTTCGGCGACTCGTTCGACCGGACCCCGCCCGACACCCTTCCGTGGAACGAGGACGGCACGGTGTGGGAGGGCGCCGACATGTGGGCCAAGGCCGACGAGTCGAGCGACGACATCCTCGGCCTCTACCACCGGGCATGTGCGCACAGCGACGCCACGATCGAGGCGCTCGACATCACGACCCCCGGCCGGGTGCCCCACTGGCCGTCGCCCGACACCACGCTGGGCTACCTGATGGTGTGGGTCCTCACCGACACGGCGCAGCACGCCGGCCACGCCGACATCCTGCGCGAGCTGATCGACGGCAGCACGGGCTCCGACACCGCGACGAGCGACACGGACTGGTCGACCTACGTGCAGCGCATCCAGGCGGCCGCCGACACGTTCCGCGACTGA
- a CDS encoding YhgE/Pip domain-containing protein, whose amino-acid sequence MIPSPTLPWFELARFRRSRLTRAAVIAVMMVPLFYGALYVWANINPTGHLDHVRAAVVNEDKVVEITGRDGKKQPVAVGRQLAGNLVSNDDKDNYDWVLTDAKDAQRGLANGHYKAVLTIPPTLSKAATSTSGDPAEAVQGKLDLRTNDAVNYINGTVAQSILRAAKGALNAQVTETYLDNVYLSFSDIKMALSDAADGAAKLSDGAGKLATGASDLADGNRQLADGASRLDSGARQLSNGLSQLDSRTSALPGQTRQLADGAKQVSGGVAQINALVQGFASQVKGSTAQLVSTLRNAAEQCRAAAEPDPPLCAQLDAAADRAGALASQADGYAGQTQKLADGAAQVAAGNAKLANAVPQLVDAIGQASGGAKQLASGTSQLGDGASDAAKGADQLSGGADQLSAGALKLVNGLDDGSKQVPDYDKSEREKLARTAATPITDAPERVNPVKNYGEALAPYFMALALWVGAMAIYLLLRPLSSRAIASTTGSIRTALAGYVPGVVLSFVQVVLLLAVLLGVLKIDAANPPLLLGVALATGAVFTAINQMFVALFGGAGRFAALVFVCLQLTAAGGTYPIETAPPFFNVLHGLMPMTYAVHGFRAATAGGGTGVMTDFVVLALFTVLALSVTVVAARRRQTVTMTRLHPTLLV is encoded by the coding sequence ATGATCCCGTCCCCGACCCTCCCCTGGTTCGAGCTCGCCCGGTTCCGCCGCAGCCGGCTGACCCGCGCGGCCGTCATCGCCGTGATGATGGTGCCGCTGTTCTACGGAGCCCTCTACGTGTGGGCCAACATCAACCCGACCGGCCATCTCGACCACGTACGTGCGGCCGTCGTCAACGAGGACAAGGTCGTCGAGATCACGGGGCGTGACGGCAAGAAGCAGCCCGTCGCGGTCGGCCGGCAGCTCGCCGGCAACCTCGTGAGCAACGACGACAAGGACAACTACGACTGGGTCCTGACCGACGCCAAGGACGCTCAGCGGGGCCTGGCCAACGGCCACTACAAGGCCGTCCTGACCATCCCGCCGACCCTGTCGAAGGCAGCCACGTCGACGAGCGGCGACCCGGCCGAGGCGGTGCAGGGCAAGCTCGACCTCAGGACGAACGACGCGGTCAACTACATCAACGGCACGGTCGCCCAGTCGATCCTGCGGGCTGCCAAGGGCGCGCTCAACGCGCAGGTCACCGAGACGTATCTCGACAACGTCTACCTGAGCTTCTCCGACATCAAGATGGCGTTGTCCGACGCCGCCGACGGCGCCGCCAAGCTGTCGGACGGGGCCGGCAAGCTCGCCACCGGAGCGAGCGACCTCGCCGACGGCAACCGACAACTCGCTGACGGCGCGAGCCGGCTCGATTCCGGTGCCCGGCAGCTCTCCAACGGACTGTCGCAGCTCGACTCCCGTACGTCCGCCCTGCCGGGCCAGACTCGCCAGCTCGCTGACGGAGCGAAGCAGGTCTCCGGTGGCGTCGCGCAGATCAACGCGCTCGTGCAGGGCTTCGCGTCGCAGGTGAAGGGCTCGACCGCCCAGTTGGTCAGCACCCTCCGCAATGCGGCGGAGCAGTGCCGCGCGGCAGCCGAGCCGGATCCGCCGCTGTGCGCCCAGCTCGATGCCGCCGCGGACCGAGCGGGCGCGCTCGCCTCGCAGGCCGACGGCTATGCCGGGCAGACGCAGAAGCTGGCTGACGGTGCGGCGCAGGTGGCCGCCGGCAACGCCAAGCTGGCCAATGCCGTGCCACAGCTCGTGGACGCGATCGGACAGGCCTCCGGCGGTGCCAAGCAGCTCGCAAGCGGCACGTCGCAGCTCGGCGACGGCGCCTCGGATGCCGCCAAGGGGGCCGACCAGCTGTCAGGCGGCGCGGACCAGCTGTCGGCCGGTGCGCTCAAGCTCGTCAACGGGCTCGACGACGGCAGCAAGCAGGTGCCGGACTACGACAAGTCCGAGCGCGAGAAGCTCGCACGTACGGCCGCGACGCCGATCACGGATGCCCCTGAGCGGGTCAACCCGGTCAAGAACTACGGAGAAGCGCTTGCGCCGTACTTCATGGCGCTTGCGCTGTGGGTCGGGGCGATGGCGATCTACCTGCTGCTCCGGCCGCTGTCGTCGCGCGCGATCGCCTCGACGACCGGCAGCATTCGTACTGCCCTCGCCGGCTACGTGCCGGGCGTCGTGCTGTCGTTCGTGCAGGTCGTGCTGCTGCTGGCGGTGCTGCTCGGCGTGCTCAAGATCGATGCGGCGAACCCTCCTCTCCTGCTCGGCGTCGCGCTCGCCACCGGCGCGGTGTTCACCGCGATCAACCAGATGTTCGTCGCGTTGTTCGGCGGGGCCGGCCGGTTCGCGGCACTGGTGTTCGTGTGCCTGCAGCTCACGGCGGCCGGCGGGACGTACCCCATCGAGACCGCTCCCCCGTTCTTCAACGTGCTGCACGGCCTGATGCCCATGACGTACGCGGTGCACGGCTTCCGCGCGGCGACGGCCGGCGGCGGGACCGGCGTCATGACCGACTTCGTGGTGCTCGCGCTGTTCACGGTGCTGGCGCTGTCGGTCACGGTGGTCGCGGCCCGGAGACGGCAGACCGTCACGATGACGCGGCTGCACCCGACGCTGCTGGTGTAG
- a CDS encoding alpha/beta fold hydrolase, whose translation MRKTLLCAGAAISLTVLTLVVPTVAQAKTATAETATSASSIKWGTCASKRLQDAGGQCAKISVPLDWSKPSGTKIKLAISRIKHTVPSSQYQGVMLVNPGGPGGSGLGLAVLGQYVPDYGTKNVGGAYDWIGFDPRGVGASEPAVSCDNDYFAFNRPRYVPTSKSIETAWKGLTNGYTDDCDKNNGAILSHLTTIDSAKDMDAIRSALGVSQINYYGFSYGTYLGQVYATRYPTHLRRAVFDGTVDPRGVWYKDNLDQDVAFDKNIQTWFSWIASHDSFYHLGDTGAKVSKLWYDTQEDLYQHPADGPDGLIGGSEWNDSFLYAGYYQSTWLDLADVFDSYIHGHDLQKLSDAYLDESGLGDDNGYAVYDGVQCTDTAWPKSWATWRADNDAIHAKAPFETWANAWYNEPCRHWPAPSRTLQTIKSGNPTKLLMLSESDDAATPYPGSVEVRKRFPNAALVTTLGGTTHSNSLNGLACIDDTISRFLYNGSRPHRKAGNVSDKYCTAPAKPDPSAALSKKSAQSKTEKLRMDAQKMALRP comes from the coding sequence ATGCGCAAGACCCTGCTATGCGCGGGAGCGGCGATCTCGCTCACCGTGCTGACGCTTGTGGTGCCGACGGTGGCACAGGCGAAAACTGCCACCGCGGAGACCGCGACCTCGGCATCATCGATCAAATGGGGCACGTGTGCCAGCAAGCGGCTCCAGGACGCCGGCGGCCAGTGCGCCAAGATCTCGGTGCCGCTCGACTGGTCCAAGCCGTCAGGCACCAAGATCAAGCTCGCGATCTCACGGATCAAGCACACCGTGCCCTCGAGCCAGTACCAAGGCGTCATGCTGGTCAACCCCGGCGGCCCCGGTGGCTCCGGCCTCGGGCTGGCCGTGCTCGGTCAGTACGTCCCGGACTACGGCACCAAGAACGTCGGCGGTGCGTACGACTGGATCGGTTTCGACCCCCGCGGCGTCGGTGCGAGTGAGCCGGCCGTGTCGTGCGACAACGACTACTTCGCCTTCAACCGGCCGCGCTACGTGCCGACCTCCAAGAGCATCGAGACGGCCTGGAAGGGCCTGACCAACGGCTACACGGACGACTGCGACAAGAACAACGGCGCGATCCTCAGCCACCTCACGACGATCGACTCGGCCAAGGACATGGACGCCATCCGGTCCGCCCTCGGCGTCTCGCAGATCAACTACTACGGGTTCTCCTACGGCACCTACCTCGGCCAGGTCTATGCGACGCGCTACCCGACGCACCTGCGTCGCGCCGTGTTCGACGGCACGGTCGACCCGCGCGGTGTCTGGTACAAGGACAACCTCGACCAGGACGTCGCGTTCGACAAGAACATCCAGACCTGGTTCAGCTGGATCGCCTCTCACGACAGCTTCTACCACCTCGGTGACACAGGGGCCAAGGTCAGCAAGCTCTGGTACGACACGCAGGAAGACCTCTACCAGCACCCGGCTGACGGTCCCGACGGCTTGATCGGTGGCAGCGAGTGGAACGACTCGTTCCTCTACGCCGGCTACTACCAGTCCACGTGGCTCGACCTCGCAGATGTGTTCGACAGCTACATCCACGGACACGACCTCCAGAAGCTCAGTGACGCCTACCTCGACGAGAGCGGTCTCGGCGACGACAACGGCTACGCGGTCTACGACGGCGTCCAGTGCACCGACACCGCATGGCCCAAGAGCTGGGCGACGTGGCGGGCCGACAACGACGCGATCCACGCGAAGGCGCCGTTCGAGACCTGGGCCAACGCCTGGTACAACGAGCCCTGCCGTCACTGGCCGGCACCGTCGCGCACGCTGCAGACGATCAAGTCGGGCAACCCGACCAAGCTGCTGATGCTGAGCGAGTCCGACGATGCGGCGACGCCCTACCCGGGCAGTGTTGAGGTCCGCAAGCGGTTCCCGAACGCGGCACTCGTGACGACGCTGGGTGGCACGACGCACTCCAACTCGCTCAACGGGCTCGCGTGCATCGACGACACGATCTCGCGGTTCCTCTACAACGGGTCGCGGCCGCACCGCAAGGCCGGCAACGTCTCCGACAAGTACTGCACCGCTCCGGCCAAGCCGGATCCGAGTGCGGCACTGAGCAAGAAGAGCGCCCAGTCCAAGACCGAGAAGCTTCGGATGGACGCGCAGAAGATGGCGCTGCGGCCCTAG
- the miaB gene encoding tRNA (N6-isopentenyl adenosine(37)-C2)-methylthiotransferase MiaB produces MTKTYEVRTYGCQMNVHDSERLSGLLETAGYSKAEEGRPDLVVFNTCAVRENADNKLYGNLGHIASVKEQNPGMQIAVGGCLAQKDRDTITKRAPYVDVVFGTHNIGSLPVLLERARIAEESQVEILESLEVFPSTLPTKRDSVFAAWVSISVGCNNTCTFCIVPSLRGTEKDRRPGEILAEIEALVADGVVEVTLLGQNVNSYGVEFGDRQAFGKLLRACGEIEGLERVRFTSPHPKDFTDDVIAAMAETPNVMPQLHMPLQSGSDRVLKAMRRSYRQEKFLGIIDRVRAAMPDAAITTDIIVGFPGETEEDFLQTMEVVRKARFTSAFTFQYSQRPGTPAADLPDQLPKAVVQERYDRLIEVVNEVAWDEARKQEGQVVELLVADHEGKKDGATHRLTGRARDNRLVHFVPGDHAVRPGDMVEVRITYAAPHHLVSDDAPISFRRTPAGDAWESRQGRTEVRSVGLGMPTLGVPAPLPPAEACAI; encoded by the coding sequence ATGACGAAGACCTATGAAGTGCGCACGTACGGCTGCCAGATGAACGTGCACGACAGCGAACGGCTGTCGGGACTGCTGGAGACCGCCGGCTATTCGAAGGCGGAGGAGGGCAGGCCCGACCTGGTCGTGTTCAACACGTGCGCCGTGCGCGAGAACGCCGACAACAAGCTCTACGGCAACCTCGGCCACATCGCGTCGGTCAAGGAGCAGAACCCCGGCATGCAGATCGCCGTCGGCGGCTGTCTGGCGCAGAAGGACCGCGACACGATCACCAAGCGCGCACCATACGTCGATGTCGTGTTCGGCACTCACAACATCGGCTCGCTGCCGGTCCTGCTCGAGCGCGCCCGCATCGCCGAGGAGTCGCAGGTCGAGATCCTCGAGTCGCTCGAGGTGTTCCCGTCGACGCTGCCGACCAAGCGCGACTCGGTGTTCGCCGCCTGGGTCTCGATCAGCGTCGGCTGCAACAACACCTGCACGTTCTGCATCGTCCCGAGCCTCCGCGGCACGGAGAAGGACCGCCGTCCGGGCGAGATCCTCGCCGAGATCGAGGCTCTCGTCGCCGACGGCGTCGTCGAGGTGACGCTGCTGGGCCAGAACGTCAACTCGTACGGCGTGGAGTTCGGCGACCGCCAGGCATTCGGCAAGCTGCTGCGGGCGTGCGGCGAGATCGAGGGGCTCGAGCGCGTACGGTTCACCAGCCCGCACCCCAAAGACTTCACCGACGACGTCATCGCCGCGATGGCCGAGACGCCCAACGTCATGCCGCAGCTGCACATGCCGTTGCAGTCGGGCTCCGACCGCGTGCTCAAGGCGATGCGCCGGTCGTACCGCCAGGAGAAGTTCCTGGGCATCATCGATCGCGTACGCGCGGCGATGCCTGACGCGGCGATCACCACCGACATCATCGTGGGGTTCCCCGGCGAGACCGAGGAGGACTTCCTGCAGACGATGGAGGTCGTCCGCAAGGCGCGATTCACCAGCGCGTTCACGTTCCAGTACTCCCAGCGCCCCGGCACGCCGGCCGCGGACCTGCCAGACCAGCTGCCCAAGGCTGTCGTGCAGGAGCGCTACGACCGGCTCATCGAGGTCGTCAACGAGGTGGCGTGGGACGAGGCGCGCAAGCAGGAGGGCCAGGTCGTCGAGCTGCTCGTTGCCGACCACGAGGGCAAGAAGGACGGTGCGACCCACCGACTCACGGGCCGTGCCAGGGACAACCGGCTGGTGCACTTCGTGCCGGGCGACCACGCCGTACGCCCGGGCGACATGGTCGAGGTCCGCATCACCTATGCCGCGCCGCACCACCTGGTCAGCGACGACGCACCGATCTCTTTCAGGCGTACGCCTGCCGGCGACGCGTGGGAGTCGCGCCAGGGCAGGACCGAGGTCCGCTCCGTCGGCCTCGGCATGCCGACCCTCGGTGTGCCGGCGCCGTTGCCGCCGGCCGAGGCATGCGCGATCTGA